Proteins co-encoded in one Myotis daubentonii chromosome 8, mMyoDau2.1, whole genome shotgun sequence genomic window:
- the LOC132240190 gene encoding protein MROH8-like, whose amino-acid sequence MENQTAEQGVAITVIGWMWEVNKGEKKISQTEIEALCLNPQIPEKESLIDLGVYSWRNELLLVGQNDILVEEEPLHSLFSPVRQEVFVTITDLSYQDVHLLFGSEDRVDLFSLITKSIITLPSEKTLTQLQQIKPSGSCKSECLYRQTFQVFSEMLQSLVVKDPHLENFDIILKHMDPWLQSIKDHERERAAASIAQVLKCLCMHLNLKLPLRFQRLGHLMALMVLLCGDPLKEVAEEAAEGTHYLLHITLRLKYITEDKKNRPILRGAMKNCQELLEFYSIKQFYTCPFEIAKIFEVFLDSNELCQFVLTILDGLKNLEHSCTQQLAGELLMSLVENVEFRFEKVPEIVGVICAQLSMISQPSVRQQVITIVSLLISRPKYTDIVISYLLYHPVPYDRNLAEMWRTLKMEVPSTTGILSRLLRKLQTCHNEPTQEKMAYVAVAATDALYEVFMGNELQEAMFQLFPQLLMTLLIQIHHSIDLTMSEVAIPPGLYTEQEMSSKVTPLCFAIQATKTLLLRTLCLQEFNIMEKNEGWTLLAGKDCHLQGVSLLANALLKRNHVLAHKILYLLVPLLNRGNAKHKLTSAGFFVELLQSPVARRLPSIYSIARLKDWLHHGNNMFKILALTGLYYIIRHQKMVGGAPRLQIHKSRIKHTPKRHTRN is encoded by the exons ATGGAGAATCAAACTGCAGAACAGGGAGTAGCTATTACTGTGATTGGTTGGATGTGGGAAgtgaataaaggagaaaaaaaa ATCAGCCAAACTGAAATTGAAGCTCTTTGTCTCAATCCCCAGATTCCTGAGAAGGAGAGTCTAATTGACCTTGGTGTCTACTCCTGGAGAAATGAGCTGTTGTTAGTGGGACAGAATGAC ATTCTGGTGGAGGAGGAGCCCCTGCATTCTCTCTTCAGTCCTGTGCGCCAGGAGGTCTTTGTCACCATCACTGACCTCAG TTACCAAGATGTCCATTTGCTGTTTGGCTCTGAAGATCGAGTTGACTTGTTTAGCCTTATCACCAAAAGTATAATCACTCTGCCCTCTGAAAAGACCCTTACCCAGCTGCAGCAAATCAAACCAAGTGGGTCCTGCAAATCAGAG TGTCTCTACAGGCAGACGTTTCAGGTATTCTCTGAGATGCTCCAGAGTTTGGTGGTAAAAGACCCACATTTGGAAAATTTTGACATCATTTTGAAG CACATGGACCCATGGTTACAATCAATTAAAGACCATGAGCGGGAAAGAGCTGCAGCCAGCATTGCTCAAGTTCTAAAGTGCTTATGCATGCATCTCAACTTGAAG CTTCCACTGCGATTCCAAAGACTTGGACACCTAATGGCTCTAATGGTTCTACTGTGTGGAGACCCACTGAAAGAGGTGGCTGAGGAGGCTGCAGAGGGCACGCACTATCTGCTGCACATCACCTTGCGGCTGAAGT ATATCACTGAGGACAAGAAAAATCGCCCAATCTTGAGAGGAGCAATGAAAAACTGTCAAGAACTCCTAGAATTCTACAGTATTAAACAGTTCTACACGTGTCCCTTCGAAATTGCCAAG ATCTTCGAAGTTTTTCTCGATTCAAATGAGCTCTGCCAGTTTGTACTGACTATATTGGATGGCCTAAAAAATCTGGAACATTCCTGTACCCAGCAATTAGCCGGAGAATTGCTGATGTCATTGGTAGAAAATGTGGAGTTCCGATTTGAGAAG gTACCAGAGATTGTGGGAGTTATCTGTGCCCAGCTATCCATGATCAGTCAGCCTAGTGTCCGCCAACAAGTCATAACTATCGTGAGTTTGCTTATCTCCAGGCCCAAGTACACAGATATAGTGATCAGCTACCTTCTGTATCATCCCGTACCATATGACAG AAATCTGGCTGAGATGTGGAGAACCCTGAAGATGGAGGTGCCCAGCACAACAGGGATCCTGTCGAGGCTCCTGAGGAAGCTGCAGACATGCCATAATGAGCCCACCCAGGAGAAGATGGCCTATGTGGCTGTTGCT GCAACAGATGCCCTTTATGAGGTGTTTATGGGAAACGAGCTCCAAGAAGCTATGTTCCAACTCTTTCCTCAGCTTCTCATGACACTGCTCATCCAGATTCACCACAGCATCGACCTCACCATGTCTGAAGTCGCCATCCCACCTGGCCTGTACACAGAACAAGAAATGTCTTCAAAGGTTACTCCTTTGTG CTTTGCCATACAGGCTACAAAGACTCTCCTCCTCAGAACATTGTGCTTGCAGGAATTCAACATCATGGAAAAGAATGAAGGATGGACCCTCCTGGCAGGAAAAGATTGCCACCTTCAGGGAGTATCTCTCCTTGCCAA TGCATTGCTGAAAAGAAATCACGTCCTTGCACATAAGATCTTGTACTTGTTAGTCCCTCTTCTTAACCGAGGGAATGCTAAACATAAACTCACATCTGCAGGCTTTTTTGTGGAG CTTCTCCAGAGTCCAGTGGCTAGGAGACTGCCCAGCATATACTCTATTGCCCGCTTGAAAGACTGGCTACATCATGGaaataatatgtttaaaattcTCGCCCTGACGGGACTGTACTACATTATCAGACACCAGAAGATGGTAGGAGGGGCCCCCAGACTACAGATTCACAAGTCACGAATAAAACATACCCCAAAAAGACACACAAGAAACTGA